The following proteins are co-located in the Alcaligenes faecalis genome:
- a CDS encoding tellurite resistance TerB family protein yields MSLQQMLQQILQSGQSALKQGQGQSTTSGLGKKISEQAGGFGGGAVVGGVLGVLLGNKKFRKMGGSMAAYGGAAALGALAVKVYQNWQEQNAGQQAAPTAVQAVPPAPLPLAASSQADTHAMVILAALVSAAKADGHIGDAERELIDAEINKMAAPEQARHWLSQELLKPVDPQTVAQLAQTPEMAAEIYLTSVLAIDEQSYMERAYLDELARLLSLPDSLRKSLDNQVQALTTN; encoded by the coding sequence ATGTCACTTCAGCAAATGTTGCAACAAATTCTGCAAAGCGGCCAAAGCGCCCTGAAACAAGGCCAAGGCCAATCAACGACCTCCGGCCTGGGTAAAAAAATCAGTGAACAAGCGGGTGGTTTTGGTGGTGGGGCCGTGGTAGGCGGCGTTCTGGGCGTACTGCTAGGCAACAAGAAATTCCGCAAAATGGGAGGCTCCATGGCCGCCTATGGGGGAGCCGCTGCCCTGGGAGCCCTGGCCGTCAAGGTGTACCAGAACTGGCAAGAACAAAATGCAGGCCAACAAGCCGCCCCCACTGCGGTGCAAGCCGTCCCTCCCGCCCCACTGCCTTTGGCTGCCAGCAGCCAGGCCGATACACATGCCATGGTCATCCTGGCCGCTCTGGTCTCGGCAGCCAAGGCAGATGGTCACATCGGCGATGCCGAGCGCGAACTGATCGACGCCGAAATCAATAAAATGGCCGCCCCCGAACAGGCACGCCACTGGTTGTCCCAGGAACTGCTCAAGCCGGTAGACCCGCAGACGGTCGCCCAACTGGCTCAAACCCCCGAGATGGCTGCTGAAATTTACTTGACCAGCGTGCTTGCCATTGACGAGCAAAGTTATATGGAACGTGCCTACCTTGATGAACTGGCACGTTTACTATCCTTGCCAGACTCTTTGCGTAAAAGCCTGGATAATCAGGTACAGGCTTTAACAACAAACTAA
- a CDS encoding DedA family protein produces the protein MLSTLSNFAEQATALISAHPQWVTPAVFALCLVESLPFLALIIPGTAILLSVGALVGAGEMDLLPVWLAVTLGAGIGNAISFYLGQRYGGNLFHFEWARKRLHLYAKAQAFFARWGWFSIVACRFIGPLRSTVPLIAGTCAMSPLSFHISSWASAALWASVLLLPGWFSFQP, from the coding sequence ATGCTAAGCACTTTAAGCAATTTTGCCGAACAAGCCACGGCGCTGATCAGCGCGCACCCTCAATGGGTCACCCCTGCCGTATTTGCGCTTTGCCTGGTTGAGTCTCTGCCCTTTTTGGCACTTATCATTCCGGGTACCGCTATTCTATTGTCTGTCGGTGCGCTGGTTGGCGCTGGCGAAATGGATTTGTTGCCCGTCTGGCTGGCCGTCACGCTGGGCGCGGGCATCGGCAATGCCATCTCCTTTTATCTGGGCCAACGCTATGGCGGCAACCTGTTCCACTTCGAGTGGGCACGCAAGCGTTTGCACCTGTATGCGAAAGCCCAGGCGTTTTTTGCTCGCTGGGGATGGTTTAGTATCGTGGCCTGTCGCTTTATTGGCCCCTTGCGCTCGACGGTTCCCTTGATTGCGGGCACCTGCGCCATGTCACCTCTCAGTTTTCATATCTCCTCCTGGGCCTCAGCCGCTTTATGGGCCAGCGTCCTGTTGCTGCCTGGTTGGTTCAGTTTTCAACCCTGA
- a CDS encoding isochorismatase family protein: MTDTASWRDAAVLLIDHQVGTMSWVKSIPFAEMKRNALMLAKTASILKLPVVLTSSMEDHAQGPLLNELETILPETFRSRIQRAGIVNAMHDEQFAEAVRATGCKTFIVAGVTNDVCTVFPVLSLLEQGHEVLVAADAGGSPGKIADDLALERMARAGATVLGTNQLLAGLARDWSTPEGSQLVVVLSESLQA; this comes from the coding sequence ATGACTGATACTGCATCCTGGCGAGACGCCGCTGTCCTGCTTATCGACCATCAGGTGGGGACGATGAGTTGGGTGAAGTCGATTCCTTTCGCGGAAATGAAACGCAACGCGCTGATGTTGGCCAAAACTGCGAGCATCCTGAAGCTGCCCGTGGTCTTGACCTCAAGCATGGAAGACCACGCGCAGGGGCCGTTGCTCAATGAGCTTGAAACGATCCTGCCGGAGACGTTCAGATCACGCATCCAACGTGCTGGCATTGTCAACGCCATGCACGACGAACAGTTCGCGGAAGCGGTCAGGGCGACGGGATGCAAGACGTTCATCGTGGCCGGCGTCACGAATGACGTGTGTACGGTTTTCCCTGTTCTGAGCTTGCTCGAACAGGGCCATGAAGTGCTGGTTGCGGCCGACGCAGGGGGCTCGCCAGGCAAGATCGCGGACGATCTCGCGCTTGAGCGGATGGCGCGAGCGGGTGCTACTGTGTTGGGCACTAACCAGTTGCTAGCAGGGTTAGCCAGGGACTGGTCAACGCCGGAAGGCAGCCAGCTTGTCGTCGTGCTCAGTGAGTCCTTGCAGGCATGA
- a CDS encoding glutathione S-transferase family protein, with translation MAFLTGDFHPAFWPLFTPHRYTINQTPQALDDVRAAAHARIDRVMQHLDRLIGQGHHVYRERRTVADAYAFVMTRWTGLLPKTWKDYPNVSRFYARMEQEPTVQDVLRRSA, from the coding sequence ATGGCTTTCCTGACTGGGGATTTCCATCCAGCGTTCTGGCCTTTATTTACGCCTCATCGCTACACGATCAACCAAACGCCTCAGGCGCTTGACGATGTCCGCGCCGCCGCGCACGCGCGCATCGATCGTGTGATGCAGCATCTTGACCGGCTGATCGGTCAGGGTCACCACGTTTACCGTGAGCGCCGTACTGTCGCCGACGCTTATGCCTTCGTTATGACGCGGTGGACGGGCTTACTGCCCAAAACCTGGAAGGACTATCCGAACGTGTCGCGTTTCTATGCTCGCATGGAGCAGGAACCAACGGTACAGGACGTGTTGCGTCGCTCGGCATGA
- a CDS encoding 3'-5' exonuclease, which yields MSALLFDTETTGTAQPQVIEAAWLRLSDPVFLLINEEFEQRYRPDEANTLGALATHHIYDEELQDCPSHTEFKLPADTQYIIGHNVDYDWGVAGSPNIKRICTLALSRHLIPGLDSYSQSALIYHIDRANARERLRHAHSALADVRNCLSLLQYLLGLTQNINTWEQLWQLSEHARIPTVLHFGKHKGMAIADVPQDYKNWLLRQPDLDPYLIKALKV from the coding sequence ATGTCTGCCCTGCTGTTTGATACTGAAACCACTGGCACTGCCCAGCCTCAAGTCATCGAGGCCGCTTGGTTGCGCTTGAGCGACCCGGTATTTTTGCTGATCAATGAAGAGTTTGAGCAACGCTACCGGCCCGATGAAGCCAATACACTGGGCGCCCTGGCCACTCACCATATTTACGACGAAGAGCTGCAAGACTGCCCGTCGCACACCGAATTCAAGCTGCCTGCCGACACCCAATACATCATCGGCCACAATGTGGACTATGACTGGGGTGTGGCCGGCTCGCCCAATATCAAACGTATCTGTACCCTGGCTTTGTCCCGCCACTTGATTCCAGGCCTGGACAGCTACAGCCAATCTGCGTTGATTTATCACATTGATCGCGCTAACGCGCGCGAGCGTCTGCGCCATGCGCACAGCGCCCTGGCCGACGTGCGCAATTGCCTGTCGCTTTTGCAGTATTTGCTGGGCCTGACACAAAACATCAACACCTGGGAACAGCTGTGGCAGTTGTCCGAGCACGCCCGCATTCCCACCGTTTTGCATTTTGGCAAACACAAGGGCATGGCCATTGCCGATGTGCCACAGGACTACAAGAACTGGCTGCTGCGCCAACCAGACCTGGACCCCTATCTGATCAAGGCTTTGAAGGTCTAA
- a CDS encoding ABC transporter substrate-binding protein translates to MKLTRTAFALSVVLATLAAPAQSQVKIGVIASATGPTAVVGLPQRNTVPLLPTKVGDLSVEYISMDDASDPNQTVTLFKKMISEDKIDALIGPTGSPNAMGLIQFAADSGTPVLAPVGAASVVLPMTEQKKWVFKTTQNDDIIAQALVKHMVDNGVKTAGFIGFNDAYGESWLNVFKNLADANNIKIVATERYVRSDTSVTGQALKVYAAKPDVVLVAGTGAAAVLPQVTLVKQGYKGQIYQTHGAALPAFLSLGGEQVEGTILAASLMLVLPEIADSNPAKPIAQDYIQRYTERYGQAPATFGANVYDAGLLLEKAIPEAADKAKPGTPEFRSALRDALEQTRDLVATQGVYTMSPEDHSGFDERGRELITVRNGQWHLLKP, encoded by the coding sequence ATGAAATTGACTCGAACTGCTTTTGCTTTATCCGTTGTTTTGGCCACTTTGGCCGCACCGGCCCAATCACAAGTCAAAATCGGCGTGATCGCCTCGGCAACTGGGCCAACGGCGGTGGTTGGCTTGCCGCAGCGCAATACAGTGCCCCTCTTGCCGACCAAGGTCGGAGATCTGAGCGTTGAGTACATCTCCATGGATGATGCCAGTGATCCGAACCAGACCGTCACGCTGTTCAAGAAAATGATTTCCGAGGACAAGATCGATGCCTTGATCGGACCTACCGGCTCGCCTAATGCGATGGGCTTGATTCAGTTTGCGGCTGATTCGGGTACACCGGTGCTGGCGCCGGTGGGGGCAGCATCGGTTGTATTACCCATGACCGAGCAAAAAAAATGGGTGTTCAAGACTACTCAGAACGACGACATTATTGCTCAGGCCCTGGTCAAGCATATGGTTGACAATGGCGTGAAGACGGCCGGTTTTATAGGGTTCAACGATGCCTATGGTGAGAGCTGGTTGAATGTGTTCAAAAACCTGGCTGACGCAAACAATATCAAGATTGTGGCTACCGAACGTTATGTACGTTCGGACACATCGGTAACGGGGCAGGCCTTGAAAGTTTACGCCGCTAAACCGGATGTGGTTCTGGTCGCGGGTACGGGCGCGGCTGCGGTGTTGCCGCAAGTCACGTTGGTCAAGCAAGGCTACAAAGGGCAGATTTATCAAACGCACGGTGCCGCTTTGCCCGCGTTCTTGAGTCTGGGTGGCGAGCAAGTAGAGGGGACGATTCTGGCTGCCAGCCTGATGCTGGTACTGCCCGAAATTGCAGACAGTAATCCCGCCAAGCCTATCGCTCAGGATTACATCCAACGTTACACCGAGCGTTATGGCCAGGCCCCCGCTACCTTTGGTGCTAACGTGTATGACGCTGGTCTGTTACTGGAAAAGGCTATTCCTGAGGCGGCCGATAAAGCCAAGCCGGGTACACCTGAGTTTCGTTCTGCCTTGCGTGATGCGCTGGAGCAAACCCGCGACTTGGTGGCAACCCAAGGTGTCTATACCATGTCGCCTGAGGACCATAGCGGCTTTGACGAGCGTGGTCGTGAGTTGATTACCGTGCGTAACGGCCAATGGCACTTGCTCAAACCTTAA
- a CDS encoding M48 family metallopeptidase: MTFRMGGLAAVLAIAGLTAGCQTMDVGGLVGAGSKAVQALSLSDQEVVALSDQSCKQMDAENKVASANSKYNKRLQRIVKPLTKQLNGQTPNFKVYQTQEVNAWAMANGCIRVYAGLMDKMNDDELRGVIGHEMGHVELGHSKKAMQTAYGLSAARDAAAATGNSVVTQLNSSQLGELSEAFLNAQFSQSQESAADDYAFDLLTERKLKTQGLVSAFEKLATLDGGESSVMSSHPGSKERAQRMQQRIDAAK, translated from the coding sequence ATGACTTTTCGTATGGGTGGATTGGCTGCCGTGCTGGCCATCGCTGGCCTGACTGCAGGTTGTCAGACGATGGATGTGGGTGGCTTGGTGGGTGCTGGCAGCAAGGCGGTTCAGGCGCTCAGTTTGTCGGATCAGGAAGTGGTCGCTCTGTCTGATCAATCCTGCAAGCAAATGGACGCTGAAAACAAAGTGGCCAGCGCCAACAGCAAGTACAACAAACGCCTGCAACGTATCGTGAAACCATTGACGAAACAGTTGAATGGCCAAACACCAAACTTCAAGGTGTACCAGACTCAGGAAGTCAACGCCTGGGCGATGGCTAACGGTTGTATCCGTGTTTATGCTGGTCTGATGGACAAAATGAACGACGACGAATTGCGTGGCGTGATCGGTCACGAAATGGGTCACGTTGAACTGGGCCACAGCAAGAAAGCGATGCAAACTGCCTACGGTCTATCCGCCGCTCGTGACGCCGCTGCCGCTACCGGCAACAGCGTGGTGACTCAACTGAACTCCAGCCAATTGGGTGAGCTGTCTGAAGCATTCCTGAACGCTCAGTTCTCGCAATCGCAAGAGTCCGCTGCTGACGACTACGCCTTTGACCTGCTGACCGAACGCAAGCTCAAGACACAAGGCCTGGTCTCTGCCTTTGAAAAACTGGCCACCCTGGACGGTGGCGAGAGCAGCGTAATGAGCTCGCACCCCGGTTCCAAGGAACGCGCCCAGCGTATGCAGCAGCGTATCGACGCGGCTAAGTAA
- a CDS encoding diguanylate cyclase: MKPKQAFCLRPLRRYSYLSRFFLFSLVLLLTLLGVRLHHSDALTIFWPTEAVLLGLFIRRPDWASQKLNWLLIALAYVSAGLIANTPLPIALLLTLANVSSVGLAYWLITRNHQLDLSLRRPQAMLTLAGYYGLGCVLSGFLGGFALYLHTHQDLPLAILSWMLTSLISYSTIVPVILTAPARPWRRFLEYWNEPHLMSLAQLAPALSLLLACLLSLLIDGPGSLAFPVLPLLWCALSYSLFSTTLLTLFYVLWTLFALNPPTNFLPSQLHTSLELLSLRIGIASIALASITSASLMSARNLAVEKLQRLAHHDALTGLLNKQAFYQQSQAILTQCRLKHVPVSVIVLDIDHFKPINDTHGHHVGDLALSAITQRISLALRDTDVCGRLGGEEFGILLPDCSAQQAHAVAERVRKSISLLPFSLDNEQQLTMTASLGVATLEPSTLDLHALLRQADTALYEAKRAGRDQSYSYHFPAPKTET, from the coding sequence ATGAAACCAAAGCAGGCTTTCTGCTTGCGCCCGCTACGGCGCTATTCCTATCTCTCCCGTTTTTTCCTGTTCAGTCTGGTCCTCCTTCTGACCCTGCTGGGTGTCAGGCTGCATCATTCCGATGCACTGACCATTTTCTGGCCTACTGAAGCTGTGCTTCTGGGTCTGTTTATCCGCCGCCCAGACTGGGCCAGCCAAAAACTTAACTGGCTACTGATTGCACTGGCCTATGTCAGTGCCGGGCTCATTGCCAACACCCCCCTGCCTATTGCGCTGCTATTGACCCTGGCCAATGTCAGCAGTGTTGGTCTGGCGTATTGGCTGATTACCCGTAATCACCAACTGGATCTTTCTCTGCGTCGTCCCCAAGCGATGTTAACGCTGGCTGGCTACTACGGCCTGGGCTGTGTTTTATCAGGCTTTCTGGGTGGTTTTGCTCTCTACTTGCATACCCATCAGGATCTGCCCTTGGCTATTCTGTCCTGGATGCTGACTAGCTTGATTTCCTATAGCACGATCGTGCCCGTCATCCTGACTGCCCCCGCTCGCCCTTGGCGGCGTTTTCTGGAGTACTGGAACGAGCCACACCTGATGAGCCTGGCCCAACTGGCGCCTGCTCTGTCCTTGTTATTGGCTTGCTTGTTAAGTCTGCTCATAGACGGCCCCGGCTCGCTGGCCTTCCCCGTTCTACCTTTATTGTGGTGTGCGCTGAGCTACTCGCTTTTTTCTACGACCTTACTGACTCTGTTCTATGTACTCTGGACCCTGTTTGCCCTGAACCCGCCCACGAACTTCCTGCCCAGCCAGCTTCATACCTCGCTAGAGCTACTGTCGCTACGCATCGGCATTGCGTCCATTGCATTGGCATCAATCACCAGTGCCAGCCTGATGTCAGCCCGCAATCTGGCGGTTGAAAAGCTGCAGCGGCTTGCCCACCACGATGCCCTGACCGGCCTGCTCAACAAACAGGCTTTCTATCAGCAAAGCCAGGCCATACTGACTCAATGCCGTCTGAAACACGTTCCCGTCAGCGTCATCGTTCTGGACATAGACCACTTCAAACCCATTAACGACACCCACGGCCACCATGTTGGTGACCTGGCCTTGAGTGCCATCACCCAGCGTATTTCACTGGCGTTGCGCGATACCGATGTATGCGGCCGACTGGGCGGCGAGGAATTTGGGATTTTATTGCCCGATTGCAGTGCGCAGCAGGCACATGCTGTTGCTGAGCGAGTCCGTAAAAGCATTTCCCTGCTGCCCTTTTCCCTGGACAACGAGCAGCAGTTGACCATGACTGCCAGCCTGGGGGTTGCCACTTTGGAACCCTCAACCCTGGATCTGCACGCCTTGCTACGCCAGGCCGATACAGCCTTGTACGAGGCAAAACGCGCAGGCCGGGATCAAAGTTACTCCTATCATTTTCCTGCCCCCAAGACAGAGACTTGA
- a CDS encoding LysR family transcriptional regulator — translation MKTDPLRDMSLFVEVARARSFRRAAEALGMPSSTLSRRILALEKVIGLRLLHRTTRRIELTEAGQIYFERSRRIVEEARLAHEQLDDLVSCPQGMLRVSLPVDFATVFLARCLPAFCRRYPQIEFEFDLSPRRVDLTAEPFDVAIRMGELPDSRLVSRKIAEVPRYLYASPQYLDTHGEPQEPNDLSQHVCLLFPNQSRWTLLSEGASQEVAVTGRFHLNNVGMMQCLAAEGLGIAMLAQEAVQAAPAAQHLRRILTDWQAPPIAVHALTETRLLPAKTQHFIEYLKEHLSQPSA, via the coding sequence ATGAAAACCGACCCCTTGAGAGATATGAGCCTATTCGTCGAAGTGGCTCGTGCCCGGAGTTTTCGCCGCGCTGCCGAGGCGCTGGGCATGCCAAGCTCAACCCTGTCGCGCAGGATTCTGGCACTTGAGAAGGTGATCGGCCTGCGCCTGTTGCATCGCACGACACGCCGCATAGAACTGACCGAGGCCGGTCAAATTTATTTCGAGCGAAGCCGACGCATCGTCGAAGAGGCGCGGCTGGCGCACGAACAGCTTGACGACTTGGTATCGTGCCCGCAAGGCATGCTACGGGTCTCACTGCCTGTCGACTTCGCCACCGTGTTCCTGGCCCGGTGCCTGCCAGCGTTCTGCCGGCGTTACCCCCAGATCGAGTTCGAGTTTGATCTCTCGCCGCGCCGGGTCGATCTCACAGCCGAGCCCTTCGATGTAGCAATACGCATGGGTGAACTGCCGGATTCGCGCCTTGTCAGCCGCAAGATCGCGGAGGTACCGCGCTATCTGTACGCGTCACCGCAGTACCTCGATACCCACGGAGAACCTCAAGAGCCAAATGACCTGTCACAACATGTATGCCTACTCTTTCCTAACCAGTCCCGCTGGACCTTGCTCAGCGAGGGCGCTAGCCAAGAAGTTGCCGTGACAGGTCGCTTCCACCTCAACAACGTCGGCATGATGCAGTGCCTGGCGGCCGAAGGACTAGGCATCGCCATGCTCGCCCAGGAGGCGGTGCAGGCAGCGCCTGCGGCGCAACACCTACGACGAATACTGACCGATTGGCAGGCTCCCCCTATCGCGGTGCATGCTCTCACTGAGACACGACTGCTACCTGCGAAAACCCAGCACTTCATCGAATACCTGAAGGAGCATCTATCACAGCCTTCGGCGTGA
- a CDS encoding MOSC N-terminal beta barrel domain-containing protein: protein MITITGLFTHPIKSCAAQAHPQGVEVSVAGLAHDREWVVVDQQGVFMTQRRWPRMSLIRPWVQDGQITVQAPGMEPLSWSLEAPIGENIAVSVRIWSSDTLGRDEGDQVAQWFSDFLQTPCRVLRNHSRARRYVLTERVRPWEEKSQGWRQIGDQLNGFGFADALPFLFTNEASLEELNRLVVQSGEQAVPMDRFRANVVFTGLPAYEEDYALGVSSEGLSFAFVRQCTRCPMPNVNQRTAEVGTQPGLALAQSRQFAQGTLFGMQAMLVESKSQMLTIGQTLDVEYSF, encoded by the coding sequence ATGATTACCATCACCGGCTTGTTCACTCACCCCATCAAATCCTGTGCCGCCCAGGCGCATCCGCAAGGCGTTGAGGTCAGCGTTGCGGGCCTGGCCCACGACCGCGAGTGGGTCGTTGTTGACCAGCAGGGCGTATTCATGACGCAGCGTCGTTGGCCACGTATGTCCTTGATTCGGCCATGGGTGCAGGATGGGCAGATTACCGTTCAAGCGCCCGGTATGGAGCCGTTGAGCTGGTCTTTGGAGGCACCCATAGGGGAGAACATCGCCGTGTCGGTGCGTATCTGGAGTTCAGACACCTTGGGTCGGGACGAGGGGGATCAGGTCGCACAATGGTTCAGTGATTTTTTGCAAACCCCTTGTCGGGTACTGCGTAACCATAGTCGTGCCCGCCGCTATGTTCTGACTGAGCGGGTACGCCCTTGGGAAGAAAAGTCTCAGGGCTGGCGCCAGATCGGTGATCAGCTAAACGGTTTTGGTTTTGCTGACGCCTTGCCTTTTTTGTTTACGAATGAGGCGTCTCTGGAAGAGTTGAATCGTCTGGTTGTGCAGTCCGGGGAGCAAGCGGTGCCCATGGATCGTTTCCGTGCCAATGTCGTTTTCACGGGCTTGCCAGCCTATGAGGAGGACTACGCTCTGGGTGTGAGCAGCGAGGGTCTGAGTTTTGCGTTTGTTCGTCAGTGCACCCGTTGCCCTATGCCTAATGTCAACCAGCGAACGGCCGAGGTGGGCACGCAGCCCGGTCTGGCCTTGGCGCAAAGCCGCCAGTTTGCACAAGGAACCTTGTTTGGCATGCAGGCCATGCTGGTTGAATCCAAGTCCCAAATGCTGACAATTGGCCAGACTTTGGACGTGGAATACAGTTTTTAA
- a CDS encoding DUF4377 domain-containing protein, whose product MDKETSLQAYHWRLFATTSKDGQPAPAIPGAGGEQVTLNFTDKMMSVDNLCNVLGSGYTVKGTKITFTSPVSTMKMCADPELMRNEQAVGKLLPTATTWSMAKADSAPDNPAPVLTLSFKDGTQWRLKGEPTATTRYGSEPTRVFLEVAAQREACSHPLMPNYQCLKVREIQYNDSGVKTHLGEWMYYYGDIEGYTHTPGVRNVLRINRYKLKNVPADASSQADVLDMVVESEQVGK is encoded by the coding sequence ATGGATAAAGAAACCTCTTTGCAGGCTTATCACTGGCGCCTGTTTGCCACAACAAGCAAAGACGGCCAGCCAGCCCCCGCCATTCCAGGCGCGGGCGGCGAGCAAGTCACCCTGAATTTCACCGACAAAATGATGTCGGTCGACAATCTGTGTAACGTCCTGGGTAGTGGCTACACCGTCAAGGGCACCAAAATCACCTTCACCTCGCCGGTCAGCACCATGAAAATGTGCGCGGACCCCGAACTGATGCGCAACGAACAGGCCGTGGGCAAACTGCTGCCTACAGCAACGACATGGAGCATGGCCAAGGCCGACTCTGCACCGGACAACCCCGCTCCGGTCCTGACCCTGAGCTTCAAGGACGGCACCCAATGGCGCCTGAAAGGAGAGCCGACCGCTACGACCCGTTATGGCAGCGAACCCACCCGGGTGTTTCTGGAAGTTGCGGCGCAGCGCGAAGCCTGCTCGCACCCTCTCATGCCCAACTACCAGTGCCTGAAAGTCCGTGAAATCCAGTACAACGACTCGGGTGTCAAAACCCACCTGGGCGAATGGATGTACTACTACGGTGACATCGAAGGCTACACCCACACCCCAGGCGTTCGTAACGTGCTGCGTATCAACCGCTACAAACTGAAAAACGTCCCTGCTGACGCCTCTTCCCAGGCCGACGTGCTGGACATGGTGGTGGAATCGGAACAAGTCGGCAAATAA
- a CDS encoding LexA family protein — MARAIEKEVGLEAHSLDQQGYGFGAKHSFDSNVQAGVFRDPGQNFTFEEVEYLLTDLCLSERSFALQIKGDSMLPDFKEGDRIIVDCELTPRPGDYVVAKNSEEEATFKKYRLLCIDEGGQEIFELVPLNEDYPSIRSDQHAIEIIGTMVEHRKYYRRS; from the coding sequence GTGGCGCGAGCGATAGAAAAAGAAGTGGGTCTGGAGGCCCATAGCCTGGATCAGCAAGGCTATGGCTTTGGGGCCAAGCACAGTTTTGATTCCAATGTGCAGGCCGGCGTGTTTCGGGATCCTGGTCAGAACTTCACGTTTGAAGAAGTGGAATATCTGCTGACGGACCTGTGTCTGTCCGAGCGTTCCTTTGCCTTGCAGATCAAGGGCGATTCCATGTTGCCGGATTTCAAGGAAGGCGACCGGATTATTGTCGATTGCGAGCTCACGCCTCGTCCGGGTGATTATGTAGTCGCCAAGAACAGCGAAGAAGAAGCCACCTTCAAAAAATACCGCCTCTTGTGCATTGATGAAGGTGGTCAAGAGATTTTTGAGCTGGTGCCGCTGAACGAGGACTACCCTTCCATTCGCAGCGACCAGCATGCCATTGAAATTATCGGCACCATGGTGGAACACCGGAAATACTACCGGCGTTCGTAA
- a CDS encoding GNAT family N-acetyltransferase, with product MSQPRQAEPAQQIHGSSLPMALLLEADPSTYLIERYRDTPHAWCIKDQGEIVAAAILQRRKAQDWELMNMAVLPSHQGQGLGHKLLSAVIEYVREQDGQTLYVGTGTIGYPLFFYQRAGFRVVALEPDYFLHHYDKALFEDGLQHKDRLILSVPLN from the coding sequence ATGAGCCAGCCCCGTCAAGCGGAACCGGCGCAACAGATTCATGGCTCCAGCTTGCCTATGGCTTTGCTCCTGGAAGCCGACCCTAGCACTTATCTGATTGAACGCTACAGGGACACGCCGCACGCCTGGTGCATCAAGGATCAAGGTGAAATTGTGGCGGCGGCTATTTTGCAGCGCAGAAAGGCTCAGGATTGGGAGCTGATGAACATGGCTGTTCTACCTTCGCATCAAGGTCAGGGACTGGGCCACAAGCTGCTGTCAGCCGTCATTGAATATGTGCGCGAGCAAGATGGGCAGACCTTGTATGTTGGCACCGGCACAATAGGCTACCCACTGTTTTTCTATCAACGCGCCGGCTTTCGGGTTGTGGCGCTTGAACCCGATTACTTCCTGCACCATTACGACAAGGCCCTGTTTGAGGACGGTTTACAGCACAAAGACCGCCTGATTCTGAGTGTCCCCCTGAACTAA
- a CDS encoding DUF3892 domain-containing protein produces the protein MPNDEDPNKNFMRWQMIEVAYVTKDMRRDPYERITHLGGAGWQRSQPDVVQQIEQGQEDYYILLDGIPAKLTVALSRFGAKYLKTELEVEEPHILLSLPSQAA, from the coding sequence ATGCCCAATGATGAAGATCCCAACAAGAACTTCATGAGGTGGCAAATGATCGAGGTTGCATACGTCACGAAAGATATGCGTCGGGACCCTTACGAACGAATTACCCATCTTGGAGGTGCGGGCTGGCAACGCTCTCAACCCGATGTTGTCCAGCAAATTGAGCAGGGCCAGGAAGATTACTACATTCTTCTGGATGGCATTCCCGCCAAACTGACCGTGGCGCTCAGCCGTTTTGGTGCCAAGTACCTGAAAACTGAGCTTGAAGTTGAAGAACCTCACATTTTGCTCAGCCTCCCCAGCCAGGCTGCTTGA
- a CDS encoding YchJ family metal-binding protein yields the protein MKKSPSSKPFCPCGNSNTYEACCGPWHQGPQYLQAPDAVTLMRSRYCAFVRDDLDYLLATWHGSTRPHSLEPNPQGLQWLGLDVRRHERVSDTEAIVEFVARNRLQGRANRLHEISRFVLEQGQWFYVDGDFS from the coding sequence TTGAAAAAGTCTCCCTCTTCAAAACCTTTCTGCCCCTGCGGCAACTCCAACACCTACGAGGCCTGTTGCGGCCCGTGGCATCAAGGTCCCCAATACTTGCAAGCTCCCGATGCCGTCACCTTGATGCGTTCTCGTTACTGCGCGTTTGTGCGTGATGATCTGGACTACCTTCTGGCCACCTGGCATGGCTCCACCCGTCCCCATTCGCTGGAACCCAATCCCCAGGGTTTGCAATGGCTGGGCCTGGATGTGCGACGTCATGAGCGTGTGTCCGACACAGAGGCGATTGTGGAATTTGTGGCACGCAACCGCTTGCAGGGCCGGGCCAATCGTCTGCATGAAATCAGCCGTTTTGTCCTTGAACAAGGCCAGTGGTTTTACGTCGATGGAGATTTTTCATGA